The proteins below are encoded in one region of Pseudomonas putida NBRC 14164:
- the tatB gene encoding Sec-independent protein translocase protein TatB has translation MFGISFSELLLVGLVALLVLGPERLPGAARTAGLWIGRLKRSFNSIKMEVEREIGADDIRRQLHNEHILQMEEEAKRILNPMTPPAQPPVTTASVQPPAGLEARPVEAPATPVASSEPPQPPRAP, from the coding sequence ATGTTCGGCATCAGTTTCAGCGAGCTGCTACTCGTAGGTCTGGTCGCCCTGCTGGTGCTCGGCCCCGAGCGCCTGCCCGGTGCCGCGCGCACCGCAGGCCTGTGGATCGGCCGGCTCAAACGCAGCTTCAACAGCATCAAGATGGAAGTCGAGCGCGAAATCGGCGCCGACGACATCCGACGCCAGTTGCACAACGAGCACATCCTGCAGATGGAAGAGGAAGCCAAGCGCATCCTCAACCCGATGACACCCCCTGCCCAGCCGCCGGTAACCACGGCCAGCGTGCAGCCACCTGCCGGGCTTGAGGCCAGGCCGGTCGAAGCACCTGCAACCCCGGTCGCATCCTCTGAACCGCCTCAACCGCCGCGAGCCCCATGA
- the tatC gene encoding twin-arginine translocase subunit TatC, with the protein MSENPEHDQPMPLVSHLTELRTRLLRCVAVIFLIFAGLFSFAQQIYTLVSAPLRDHLPANATMIATDVASPFLTPFKLTMIVSLFLAIPFILQQIWGFIAPGLYRHERRIAIPLLVSSILLFYAGMAFAYFLVFPLMFSFFAAATPAGVAMMTDIANYLDFVMTLFFAFGVAFEIPVAVVLLVWIGVVDVKYLKKVRPYVIIGCFVVGMILTPPDIFSQTLLAVPMWLLFEVGVLCGSLIRKRSAHDEEANDHNDQPPATQP; encoded by the coding sequence ATGAGCGAGAATCCGGAACACGACCAGCCGATGCCGCTGGTCTCGCACCTGACCGAACTGCGCACCCGCCTGCTGCGCTGTGTTGCCGTCATTTTCCTGATCTTTGCCGGGCTGTTTTCCTTCGCCCAGCAGATCTACACCCTGGTCTCGGCGCCGCTGCGCGACCATTTGCCGGCCAACGCGACGATGATCGCCACCGACGTGGCCTCGCCGTTCCTGACGCCGTTCAAGCTGACCATGATCGTCTCGCTGTTCCTGGCGATCCCGTTCATCCTGCAGCAGATCTGGGGTTTTATCGCACCGGGTCTGTACCGCCATGAAAGGCGCATCGCCATTCCGCTGCTGGTGTCGAGCATTCTGCTGTTCTACGCCGGTATGGCCTTTGCCTATTTCCTGGTGTTCCCGCTGATGTTCAGTTTCTTTGCCGCCGCCACCCCGGCAGGCGTGGCAATGATGACCGACATCGCCAACTACCTCGACTTCGTGATGACGCTGTTCTTCGCCTTTGGCGTCGCCTTCGAAATCCCGGTGGCAGTGGTGCTGCTGGTGTGGATTGGCGTGGTCGACGTGAAGTACCTGAAGAAGGTCCGCCCTTACGTGATCATCGGCTGCTTCGTGGTCGGCATGATCCTCACCCCGCCGGACATCTTCTCCCAGACCCTGCTGGCCGTGCCCATGTGGCTGCTGTTCGAGGTCGGCGTGCTGTGCGGTAGCCTGATCCGCAAGCGCAGTGCCCACGACGAAGAAGCCAACGACCACAACGACCAGCCACCAGCGACCCAACCGTGA
- the ubiB gene encoding ubiquinone biosynthesis regulatory protein kinase UbiB has product MKLLAVRRLFRIQRVVIRYRLDDLLFEQPLLPWWLASLRLLMPWRWLPRKPTELSRGARLRLALQDLGPIFIKFGQLLSTRRDLLPTDIADELMLLQDRVPPFDPKQAVALIEAQLGAKVGEVFSRFDVEPLASASVAQVHAARLKTGEEVVVKVVRPGLKPVIAQDLAWLFLIAKAAERASADARRLHPVEIVGDYEKTIYDELDLLREAANASQLRRNFEGSELMYVPQVYWDLCRPKVLVMERIYGVPVTDMATLADQRTDMKLLAERGVEVFFTQVFRDSFFHADMHPGNIFVSTVKPWSPQYIAIDCGIVGSLTAEDQDYLARNLFAFFKRDYRRVAELHIDSGWVPAHTKVNEFEAAIRTVCEPIFEKPLKDISFGQVLMRLFQTARRFNMEVQPQLVLLQKTLLNIEGLGRQLYPDLDLWSTAKPYLERWMRDRYSPKAVLGNIHGQVEQLPHLTNMARDLLERLSQPHLNDPQLPERRRQGDRWALRLLGAGLLGGGAVLAAGAAEAASLAAPAAWPAWLMLAAGLYLIVRQ; this is encoded by the coding sequence ATGAAGCTGCTCGCCGTCCGCCGTCTTTTTCGCATCCAGCGCGTGGTGATTCGCTACCGTCTCGATGACCTGCTGTTCGAACAGCCCTTGCTGCCCTGGTGGCTGGCCAGTCTGCGCCTGCTGATGCCGTGGCGCTGGCTGCCACGCAAGCCCACCGAACTCAGCCGTGGCGCGCGCCTGCGCCTGGCGCTGCAGGACCTGGGGCCGATCTTCATCAAGTTCGGCCAGTTGCTGTCCACCCGCCGCGACCTGCTGCCCACCGACATCGCCGACGAGCTGATGCTGTTGCAGGACCGTGTGCCGCCGTTCGACCCAAAACAGGCCGTGGCACTGATTGAAGCGCAACTGGGCGCGAAGGTTGGCGAGGTGTTCAGCCGTTTCGACGTCGAACCGCTGGCCTCGGCCTCGGTGGCCCAGGTGCACGCCGCACGCCTGAAAACCGGCGAAGAGGTGGTGGTCAAGGTGGTACGCCCGGGCCTGAAGCCGGTGATCGCCCAGGACCTGGCCTGGTTGTTCCTGATTGCCAAGGCCGCCGAACGCGCCTCGGCCGATGCCCGCCGCCTGCACCCGGTGGAAATCGTCGGTGACTACGAAAAAACCATCTACGACGAGCTCGACCTGCTGCGCGAGGCTGCCAACGCCAGCCAGCTGCGGCGCAACTTCGAAGGCTCCGAGCTTATGTACGTGCCCCAGGTGTACTGGGACCTGTGCCGCCCTAAAGTGCTGGTGATGGAGCGCATCTATGGCGTACCGGTGACCGACATGGCCACCCTGGCCGACCAGCGTACCGACATGAAGCTGCTGGCCGAGCGAGGCGTGGAGGTATTCTTCACCCAGGTATTCCGCGACAGCTTCTTCCATGCCGACATGCACCCGGGCAATATCTTTGTCAGCACGGTCAAGCCGTGGAGCCCGCAGTACATCGCTATCGACTGCGGCATCGTCGGCAGCCTCACCGCCGAGGACCAGGACTACCTGGCGCGTAACCTGTTTGCCTTCTTCAAGCGTGACTATCGCCGCGTCGCCGAGTTGCACATCGACTCGGGCTGGGTGCCGGCGCATACCAAGGTCAACGAATTCGAAGCGGCGATCCGCACCGTGTGCGAGCCGATCTTCGAAAAACCGTTAAAGGATATTTCCTTCGGCCAGGTGCTGATGCGCCTGTTCCAGACCGCGCGGCGCTTCAACATGGAAGTGCAGCCGCAGCTGGTGCTGCTGCAGAAGACCCTGCTCAACATCGAGGGCCTGGGCCGCCAGCTGTACCCCGACCTGGACCTGTGGAGCACCGCCAAACCCTACCTCGAACGCTGGATGCGCGACCGCTACAGCCCCAAGGCCGTGCTTGGCAACATTCATGGGCAGGTCGAGCAGTTGCCGCACCTGACCAACATGGCCCGCGACCTGCTCGAACGCCTGTCGCAACCGCACCTGAACGATCCGCAACTGCCGGAACGCCGCCGCCAGGGTGACCGCTGGGCCCTGCGCCTGCTGGGCGCCGGCCTGCTCGGTGGTGGCGCGGTGCTGGCCGCAGGCGCCGCTGAGGCCGCCAGCCTGGCCGCCCCTGCTGCCTGGCCGGCCTGGCTGATGCTGGCCGCAGGCCTTTACCTGATCGTGCGCCAATAG
- the hisI gene encoding phosphoribosyl-AMP cyclohydrolase, which produces MKDWLDEIKWNSDGLVPAIAQDHKTGRVLMMAWMNRESLALTATEQRAIYWSRSRGKLWRKGEESGHVQKLHELRLDCDADVIILMVEQLGHIACHTGRESCFYRVFEDGQWKIVDPVLKDPEAIYSAGH; this is translated from the coding sequence ATGAAAGACTGGCTGGACGAGATCAAGTGGAACAGCGACGGCCTGGTGCCGGCAATCGCCCAGGACCACAAGACCGGACGCGTGCTGATGATGGCCTGGATGAACCGCGAATCGCTGGCGCTGACCGCCACCGAACAGCGCGCCATCTACTGGTCGCGTTCGCGTGGCAAGCTGTGGCGCAAAGGCGAAGAATCCGGGCACGTGCAGAAGCTGCATGAGCTGCGTCTGGACTGCGACGCCGACGTGATCATCCTGATGGTCGAGCAACTGGGCCATATCGCCTGTCATACCGGCCGTGAAAGCTGCTTCTACCGCGTCTTTGAAGACGGCCAGTGGAAAATCGTCGACCCGGTCCTGAAGGACCCGGAAGCCATCTACAGCGCAGGACACTGA
- a CDS encoding phosphoribosyl-ATP diphosphatase codes for MSDTLNRLAEVLEERKQAAPDSSYVASLYHKGLNKILEKLGEESVETIIAAKDAAVSKDYSDVIYETADLWFHSLVMLSALGQHPQAVLDELDRRFGLSGHDEKAARQPSA; via the coding sequence ATGAGCGACACCCTCAACCGCCTGGCCGAAGTGCTTGAAGAACGCAAGCAAGCGGCGCCTGACAGCTCCTACGTCGCCAGCCTGTACCACAAGGGCCTGAACAAGATCCTCGAAAAGCTCGGCGAAGAGTCGGTCGAAACGATCATTGCCGCCAAGGACGCTGCCGTCAGCAAGGATTACAGCGATGTCATCTACGAAACCGCCGACCTGTGGTTTCATAGCCTGGTGATGCTCAGCGCGCTGGGCCAGCATCCACAAGCCGTGCTCGACGAACTGGATCGCCGTTTCGGCTTGTCCGGGCATGATGAAAAGGCCGCTCGACAGCCTTCGGCTTGA
- a CDS encoding ubiquinone biosynthesis accessory factor UbiJ: MLLAGLLASVEHGLNRVLRMDSTALPRLAALEGKVIEIDCRQPALQVFILPDEDGLMLAAHWEGGVDCSLRAPAGSLVQLALARDKTAVLHSPQVELHGDSAVLLDLFGVLQDLELDWEHELQRWLGPVATAMLAGHIRLRARWTRQGLARFSQNLSEYLAEESRTLVGKREAEAAFSELDALKLDTERLEARIKRLSRSLDTSENA, from the coding sequence ATGCTGCTGGCCGGGCTGCTCGCCAGCGTCGAACATGGCCTGAACCGCGTCCTGCGCATGGACAGCACGGCCCTGCCGCGGCTGGCCGCGCTGGAAGGCAAGGTCATCGAGATCGACTGCCGCCAACCGGCCCTGCAGGTCTTCATCCTGCCCGATGAAGACGGCCTGATGCTTGCCGCCCACTGGGAAGGCGGGGTCGACTGCAGCCTGCGCGCACCGGCCGGCAGCCTGGTGCAACTTGCCCTGGCCAGGGACAAGACCGCCGTGCTGCACAGCCCGCAGGTAGAACTGCATGGCGACAGCGCCGTGCTGCTCGACCTGTTCGGCGTGCTGCAGGACCTGGAGCTGGACTGGGAGCACGAGCTGCAACGCTGGCTCGGCCCGGTCGCCACGGCCATGCTGGCAGGCCACATTCGCCTGCGTGCACGCTGGACCCGCCAGGGCCTGGCGCGCTTCAGCCAGAACCTTTCCGAGTACCTGGCCGAAGAGTCCCGCACCCTGGTAGGCAAGCGCGAAGCCGAAGCCGCCTTCAGTGAACTCGATGCCCTGAAGCTCGATACAGAACGCCTCGAGGCGCGCATCAAGCGCCTCTCCCGATCCCTTGATACCAGCGAAAACGCATGA
- a CDS encoding polyhydroxyalkanoic acid system family protein: protein MTQISVERKHSLGRDAARAKAEALVDKLSREYDLKATWNGDRVDVARSGANGSVHIGDDSIRVELKLGMMLSMMSGTIKGEIERALDKALA from the coding sequence ATGACCCAGATCAGCGTCGAACGCAAACACTCCCTCGGCCGTGATGCCGCCCGCGCCAAGGCCGAAGCGCTGGTCGACAAGCTCAGCCGTGAGTACGACCTCAAGGCCACCTGGAACGGTGACCGCGTGGACGTTGCGCGCAGTGGCGCCAATGGCAGTGTGCACATTGGCGACGACAGCATCCGTGTCGAATTGAAACTGGGCATGATGCTGTCGATGATGAGCGGCACCATCAAGGGCGAGATCGAGCGGGCGCTGGACAAGGCCCTGGCCTGA
- the ubiE gene encoding bifunctional demethylmenaquinone methyltransferase/2-methoxy-6-polyprenyl-1,4-benzoquinol methylase UbiE, whose product MNDQRKGDHAEPTTHFGYQDVPESQKAKKVAEVFHSVAAKYDLMNDVLSGGMHRLWKRFTIELSGVRSGNRVLDIAGGTGDLAAKFSRLVGPTGQVVLADINESMLKVGRDRLLDRGVAGNIEFVQADAEKLPFPDNHFDCVTIAFGLRNVTHKDEAIRSMLRVLKPGGRLLILEFSKPTSKLMSKAYDAYSFAFMPLAGKLITNDSESYRYLAESIRMHPDQETLKSMMVEAGFDRVTYHNMTSGIVAVHRGIKP is encoded by the coding sequence ATGAACGACCAGCGCAAAGGCGACCACGCCGAACCCACCACCCACTTTGGCTACCAGGACGTACCTGAAAGCCAGAAGGCGAAAAAAGTCGCCGAAGTGTTCCACTCGGTGGCAGCCAAGTACGACCTGATGAACGATGTGCTTTCCGGCGGCATGCACCGCCTGTGGAAGCGCTTTACCATCGAGCTGTCGGGCGTGCGCAGCGGCAACCGGGTGCTGGACATCGCCGGCGGTACCGGTGACCTGGCCGCCAAGTTCTCGCGCCTGGTCGGCCCGACGGGTCAGGTGGTACTGGCCGACATCAACGAGTCGATGCTCAAGGTTGGCCGTGACCGCCTGCTGGACCGCGGTGTGGCCGGCAACATCGAGTTCGTCCAGGCCGACGCCGAAAAACTGCCGTTCCCGGACAACCACTTCGACTGCGTGACCATCGCTTTCGGCCTGCGCAACGTCACCCACAAGGACGAAGCCATCCGTTCGATGCTACGCGTGCTCAAGCCCGGTGGCCGTCTGCTGATCCTGGAATTCTCCAAACCGACCAGCAAGCTGATGTCCAAGGCCTACGACGCCTATTCGTTCGCTTTCATGCCGCTGGCCGGCAAGCTGATCACCAACGACTCGGAAAGCTACCGTTACCTCGCCGAATCGATCCGCATGCACCCGGACCAGGAAACCCTGAAGAGCATGATGGTCGAGGCCGGTTTCGACCGCGTCACCTACCACAACATGACCAGCGGCATCGTTGCCGTGCACCGGGGGATCAAACCCTGA
- a CDS encoding twin-arginine translocase TatA/TatE family subunit, producing MGIFDWKHWIVLLVVVVLVFGTKKLKNFGSDLGESIKGFRKAMNEEETKPAEQTPPPAQPVPPVQNTAQPQQGHTIEGQAQPVQEPQRKD from the coding sequence ATGGGTATTTTTGACTGGAAACACTGGATCGTCCTGCTGGTCGTCGTGGTCCTGGTGTTCGGCACCAAGAAGCTGAAAAACTTCGGCAGTGACCTGGGCGAGTCGATCAAGGGCTTCCGCAAGGCGATGAACGAAGAAGAGACCAAGCCGGCCGAGCAGACTCCGCCGCCTGCCCAGCCTGTGCCGCCGGTGCAAAACACTGCCCAGCCGCAACAAGGCCACACCATCGAAGGCCAGGCCCAACCGGTCCAAGAGCCGCAGCGGAAAGACTGA
- a CDS encoding 16S rRNA (uracil(1498)-N(3))-methyltransferase: MNLLLLEEADFVSADRVVLADRRFTHMQEIHRVAVGDNLRVGRINGLMGKATVLRLEQHEAELEVAFDQQPPAKLPLTLVLAVPRPKMLRRLFQTVATLGVSRLILVNSYKVEKSFWQTPFLQPESIRDNLILGLEQARDTVLPEVIIEKRFKPFVEDRLPAIAAGTLGLVGHPGPYPACPRAVEQAVTLAIGPEGGWIPYEIDLLGKAGLAPVQLGDRILRVETAVTALLSRIF, translated from the coding sequence GTGAATCTGTTGCTCCTTGAAGAGGCCGATTTCGTCTCGGCCGACCGCGTCGTTCTTGCTGATCGGCGCTTTACCCACATGCAGGAAATCCACCGCGTAGCGGTGGGCGACAACCTGCGCGTGGGCCGTATCAACGGCCTGATGGGCAAGGCCACAGTGCTGCGCCTGGAACAGCACGAGGCCGAACTTGAAGTGGCGTTCGACCAGCAACCACCGGCGAAGCTGCCGTTGACCCTGGTGCTGGCGGTGCCGCGGCCGAAAATGCTGCGACGGCTGTTCCAGACCGTGGCCACCCTGGGCGTATCGCGGCTGATCCTGGTGAACAGTTACAAGGTCGAGAAAAGCTTCTGGCAAACGCCTTTCCTGCAGCCCGAGAGCATTCGCGACAACCTGATCCTCGGCCTGGAACAGGCGCGTGACACGGTGCTGCCCGAGGTGATCATCGAGAAACGCTTCAAGCCTTTCGTCGAAGACCGCCTACCCGCCATCGCCGCTGGTACCCTGGGCCTTGTGGGCCACCCCGGCCCTTACCCCGCCTGCCCGCGTGCCGTGGAACAAGCCGTAACCCTGGCCATCGGCCCCGAAGGCGGCTGGATCCCCTACGAAATTGACCTGCTGGGCAAGGCTGGTCTGGCACCGGTGCAGCTGGGTGATCGCATCCTGCGGGTAGAGACCGCCGTCACTGCGCTGCTTTCGCGTATTTTCTGA